A region of Marinomonas maritima DNA encodes the following proteins:
- a CDS encoding sensor domain-containing protein, which yields MSTFQIAIDWKEEQVIIENQIMSTLRIVESSASEAAYYLDDDLAKTVLTGLMRSNSFHKAKLEDDLGYELASMYRSLAPLPLRWLSSKIFSGLPARFTLPLKRDDQLVVGTLVVSIDNAAATNGFIRRSIRLVATSFISASLLSLAMFMLFYFQISRPLYRVIEQLNWLEKEEDEPAELKFKQTSREDELGILARTITALWHKRKKVESELAKSEAYFKAVLHQSSECMLLTNLKGQIVDCNSETCRLLDYDTPTLLTLNIQDIDPEQEPSTLKGWTSNSQGDPKIYETKYHKSNGDCFPVEVCGNIITLDNEAFFLASFRDITQRKKDQEQVNFLAYYDALTNLPNRRFLNQNLQQVITTARDNGQIGGLLFIDLDRFKNINDSMGHHMGDALLVEAAKRIVSCLSEADTAVRIGGDEFVLLIPMLDIELNEAQKKVTSLAETLLAQMSQVFHLEKADLFISVSIGISLFPLDDADDMEALRQADTAMYEAKEGGRNGFRFYRQEMQAQVAERATLEKALHSAVRNDEFYLVYQPQVNKNGKLIGFEVLLRWFSEELGLVSPSRFIPIAEELGIIDDVGYWVLDNACQQLKVWQDLGLPASFEGMAINISPYQFAKDSFVGTVKEVIENTQIEPRLLDLEITEGMLVENIASVAEKMGQLKEHQVRFSIDDFGTGYSSLRYLQHFPINQLKIDQSFVRDLSNDPNSHVIINTIVSMANHMNLSVLAEGVESAIEKNILEKIGCARYQGYYFSKPVTGDIATQYLCGSVSFPLERQSI from the coding sequence ATGAGTACTTTTCAAATTGCTATTGATTGGAAAGAAGAGCAGGTAATCATTGAAAATCAGATCATGTCGACGTTACGTATTGTCGAAAGTTCGGCATCAGAAGCGGCTTACTATTTAGACGATGATTTAGCCAAGACTGTTTTGACTGGCTTAATGCGCTCCAATAGCTTTCATAAAGCAAAATTAGAGGATGATTTAGGTTACGAATTGGCAAGCATGTATCGGTCATTAGCTCCTTTACCGTTACGCTGGTTATCTTCAAAAATTTTTAGTGGGTTACCCGCACGTTTTACCTTGCCTTTAAAACGTGACGATCAATTGGTGGTGGGTACTCTTGTTGTTTCAATTGATAATGCAGCAGCGACGAATGGTTTTATTCGACGAAGTATTCGCTTAGTTGCTACGTCCTTTATATCCGCGTCTTTACTCAGCCTAGCCATGTTTATGCTGTTTTATTTCCAAATTTCGAGGCCGCTTTATCGTGTGATTGAGCAACTAAATTGGCTGGAAAAAGAAGAAGACGAACCAGCCGAATTGAAGTTTAAACAGACGTCCCGTGAAGACGAACTGGGTATCTTAGCGCGTACTATTACGGCACTTTGGCATAAACGTAAGAAAGTAGAGAGTGAACTGGCGAAAAGCGAGGCGTATTTTAAAGCGGTGCTGCACCAATCCAGCGAATGCATGTTACTCACCAATTTAAAAGGCCAAATAGTGGATTGTAATAGCGAAACTTGCCGACTATTAGATTATGACACTCCCACGTTACTGACGTTAAATATTCAAGATATCGATCCAGAGCAAGAGCCGAGCACATTGAAAGGGTGGACGAGTAATTCGCAGGGAGATCCCAAAATATATGAGACGAAATACCATAAAAGTAATGGTGATTGCTTTCCTGTGGAAGTGTGTGGAAACATCATTACGCTAGACAATGAGGCCTTTTTCTTAGCGTCCTTTAGAGACATTACCCAGCGTAAAAAAGACCAAGAACAAGTGAACTTTTTGGCCTATTACGATGCGCTAACTAACCTACCCAATCGACGGTTTTTAAATCAAAACTTACAGCAAGTCATTACCACGGCTCGGGATAATGGACAAATAGGAGGGTTGTTATTTATTGATTTAGACCGTTTTAAAAATATTAATGATTCCATGGGGCACCATATGGGGGATGCCCTTTTAGTTGAAGCGGCTAAACGTATTGTTTCCTGTCTGTCTGAGGCGGATACGGCGGTGCGCATTGGTGGCGATGAATTCGTTTTGTTGATACCAATGCTTGATATAGAGCTTAATGAAGCACAGAAAAAAGTAACCTCGTTGGCTGAGACCTTGTTGGCTCAGATGTCTCAAGTGTTCCATTTAGAGAAAGCTGATTTATTTATTTCAGTAAGTATTGGCATTAGCTTGTTTCCTTTAGACGATGCGGATGACATGGAGGCTCTACGTCAAGCGGATACGGCTATGTATGAGGCGAAAGAGGGCGGCCGTAACGGTTTCCGCTTTTATCGTCAAGAAATGCAAGCGCAAGTAGCCGAACGGGCCACGTTAGAAAAAGCCTTACACAGTGCGGTTCGCAACGATGAATTCTATTTAGTCTATCAACCACAAGTGAATAAAAACGGAAAATTGATAGGTTTTGAAGTGTTGTTACGTTGGTTTAGTGAAGAACTTGGCTTGGTTTCTCCTTCGCGCTTTATACCCATTGCAGAAGAACTTGGCATCATTGATGATGTCGGATACTGGGTGTTAGACAACGCCTGCCAGCAATTAAAGGTATGGCAAGACTTGGGGTTACCGGCATCTTTTGAAGGCATGGCCATTAACATTAGCCCTTATCAATTCGCCAAGGACAGTTTTGTAGGCACAGTGAAAGAAGTCATAGAAAACACGCAGATAGAGCCTAGATTGCTCGATTTAGAAATCACTGAAGGTATGTTGGTTGAAAACATCGCGTCGGTCGCGGAAAAAATGGGGCAGCTTAAAGAGCATCAAGTTCGGTTTTCTATTGATGATTTTGGAACGGGCTATTCTTCATTGCGTTATTTGCAACATTTCCCTATCAATCAATTAAAGATAGATCAATCCTTTGTTCGTGACCTTTCTAACGATCCAAACAGTCATGTCATCATCAATACGATTGTGTCGATGGCGAATCACATGAATCTGTCTGTCTTGGCTGAAGGGGTAGAAAGCGCGATAGAAAAAAATATTTTAGAAAAAATAGGTTGTGCGAGATATCAAGGTTATTACTTCTCTAAACCTGTTACCGGTGATATTGCCACTCAATATCTGTGTGGCAGCGTGTCTTTCCCATTAGAGCGTCAAAGCATCTAA
- the ushA gene encoding bifunctional UDP-sugar hydrolase/5'-nucleotidase UshA, whose product MKLPKRFITHLAITGVALSVTACSMMGPQKPDWQEDKEYRVTILHTNDHHGRFWQNSNGEYGMAARKTLIDNIREEVALDDGNSLLLSGGDINTGVPESDLQDAEPDFRGMNMLKYDAMALGNHEFDNPLSVLKKQHDWAGFPFLSANILDAKTGKPLFEAYKIFQVNDLKIAVMGLTTDDTVKLGNPEFLEGIRIESPIEVAQKLVPELRKKADIVIAVTHMGHYQDGNHGGNAPGDVALARAVPGIDVVVGGHSQNPLFQPDEQNGTLILQAHEWGKYVGRLDFVYKNGAIVWSEYQLIPVNLKKKVKDAEGKSVRVFIEDEIAQDPTMLEMLSPFQEKGQDELNVEIGFSTDDFIGERSIVRNQETNLGNLISVAMKEKVSADIGVMNSGGIRDNLEKGIVTYKSVLKVQPFGNMVSYVDFSATELTDYLTAAAAKQAGTGAFAQFDGVSLMLKDGKATNIMVNGKALNASKTYRIAMNNYTASGGDGYPKIVDHPNYVNSGYVDADVLVEYIQKHSPLDGAKFAPTGAVKR is encoded by the coding sequence ATGAAATTACCAAAGCGTTTTATCACGCATCTAGCCATTACTGGTGTCGCGCTCTCCGTAACTGCGTGTTCTATGATGGGACCGCAAAAGCCAGACTGGCAAGAAGACAAAGAATACCGCGTGACTATTTTGCACACCAATGATCACCACGGTCGCTTTTGGCAAAATAGTAATGGCGAATACGGCATGGCCGCTCGCAAAACATTAATCGATAACATCCGTGAAGAAGTCGCACTAGACGATGGCAACTCTTTGTTGCTTTCCGGTGGAGACATTAACACCGGCGTTCCAGAGTCAGATCTTCAAGACGCTGAACCAGATTTTCGTGGCATGAACATGCTGAAATACGATGCCATGGCATTGGGTAATCATGAGTTCGACAACCCGCTTTCTGTATTGAAAAAACAACATGACTGGGCAGGCTTTCCTTTCCTATCTGCCAACATTCTAGACGCGAAAACAGGCAAACCACTGTTCGAAGCGTACAAGATTTTCCAAGTAAATGACCTTAAAATCGCTGTTATGGGCCTAACCACAGACGACACGGTGAAATTGGGTAACCCAGAATTCTTAGAAGGTATCCGAATCGAGTCACCGATTGAAGTGGCTCAGAAGTTGGTTCCAGAGTTACGTAAAAAAGCCGACATCGTTATCGCGGTAACCCACATGGGCCACTATCAAGATGGTAATCACGGCGGTAATGCCCCTGGTGATGTCGCGCTAGCACGAGCGGTTCCTGGTATTGACGTTGTAGTGGGTGGGCACTCTCAGAACCCTTTATTCCAGCCAGACGAGCAAAATGGCACGTTGATTTTGCAAGCACACGAATGGGGTAAATACGTTGGACGTTTAGACTTTGTCTATAAAAATGGCGCTATTGTGTGGTCTGAATACCAATTAATCCCTGTTAATTTGAAGAAAAAAGTCAAAGACGCTGAAGGCAAGTCTGTGCGTGTTTTCATTGAAGACGAAATCGCACAAGACCCGACGATGCTTGAAATGTTGTCGCCTTTCCAAGAAAAAGGCCAGGACGAACTGAATGTTGAAATCGGTTTTTCAACCGACGACTTCATTGGCGAGCGTAGCATTGTTCGTAATCAAGAAACTAACCTAGGTAACTTGATTTCTGTTGCGATGAAAGAAAAAGTAAGTGCAGACATCGGTGTCATGAACTCTGGCGGTATCCGTGACAACTTAGAAAAAGGCATCGTTACTTACAAAAGCGTATTGAAAGTACAACCTTTTGGAAACATGGTGTCTTATGTTGACTTTAGTGCAACAGAGTTAACGGATTACCTGACTGCCGCAGCGGCAAAACAAGCAGGTACAGGGGCTTTTGCACAGTTTGATGGCGTTTCTTTAATGCTAAAAGACGGCAAAGCAACCAACATCATGGTGAATGGTAAAGCGCTGAATGCTAGCAAAACCTACCGTATCGCGATGAACAATTACACCGCATCAGGTGGTGACGGTTACCCTAAAATCGTTGATCATCCAAACTATGTAAACTCAGGTTATGTTGATGCTGATGTGTTGGTGGAATACATTCAAAAACACTCCCCGCTTGATGGTGCTAAGTTTGCGCCAACGGGCGCAGTGAAGCGTTAA
- a CDS encoding substrate-binding periplasmic protein, producing MIKIRRFLLSFVVIMLCVPKVLYAEEIVLHTIHFPPHVIDANKLPPSSNFGVVDTVYGFDVDVLRAAYATQGVTVRIELMPWKRIMRDVEAGLILGAVSCRPIPIREKFALFSDNLSDSANTFVTRRSFLDDEIPTLDILKKYNVAAVNGWSQTNILDSADIPYSSVSGLEQGINVLLRRNQDVFMTERDSAIFAAKRMQVIDSLSFYDVSELGLDHYSVCFSKLHPEAEKWRNVLNKGLDTLSKSGKRDEILKKYGFSLVTQ from the coding sequence ATGATAAAAATACGCCGTTTTTTACTTTCTTTTGTGGTGATAATGTTGTGCGTGCCAAAGGTTTTGTACGCTGAAGAAATTGTATTGCATACGATACATTTTCCTCCTCATGTTATTGATGCTAATAAGTTGCCGCCTTCGTCAAACTTTGGAGTGGTGGATACTGTTTATGGTTTTGATGTCGATGTGCTACGTGCCGCATACGCTACTCAGGGCGTGACGGTTCGAATCGAATTAATGCCTTGGAAACGTATCATGCGTGATGTGGAAGCGGGCTTGATATTAGGCGCTGTATCGTGTCGACCCATTCCTATTCGTGAAAAATTTGCACTATTTTCTGACAACCTGAGTGATTCTGCCAATACGTTTGTGACTCGCCGATCTTTTCTGGATGATGAGATTCCTACTTTAGATATTCTCAAAAAATACAATGTTGCGGCTGTAAATGGTTGGTCTCAAACCAACATTTTAGACAGTGCTGATATTCCTTACTCTTCTGTGTCAGGGCTAGAGCAAGGAATTAATGTGTTATTACGTCGTAATCAAGATGTTTTCATGACGGAGCGTGATAGTGCTATTTTTGCAGCTAAACGTATGCAGGTTATCGATTCCCTTAGTTTCTATGATGTGTCAGAGTTGGGTTTAGACCATTACTCTGTCTGCTTTAGTAAATTGCATCCAGAAGCCGAAAAGTGGCGTAATGTATTAAATAAAGGTTTGGATACATTGAGCAAGAGTGGCAAGAGAGACGAAATACTAAAGAAATACGGTTTTTCTTTAGTAACTCAATAG
- a CDS encoding YicC/YloC family endoribonuclease: MTASMTAFSRQEAVYDWGTISWEVRSVNQRYLEPNFRLPENFRELEFAFRDVLRKKINRGKLECQLRFQAVDKAATSLTINPDNAQALANAIDTLGTWFKDLDPANPLDILKWPGILSDSGTDADIMKKAVVELFNQSVEELIQVRLREGTQLKEIIEQRLDAIDAIVVEVQAKLPEIIAAQKQNLINKLEAAKVDLDPMRVEAEIVLLAQKADVAEELDRLATHNKEVRRQLQQTGPIGRRLDFLMQELNREANTLSSKSIVVETTQSAVELKVLIEQMREQIQNIE, encoded by the coding sequence ATGACTGCAAGCATGACCGCCTTCTCACGCCAAGAAGCCGTATACGATTGGGGCACCATCAGCTGGGAAGTCCGCTCAGTAAATCAACGCTATTTAGAACCTAACTTCCGCCTGCCAGAAAACTTTCGCGAGCTTGAGTTTGCATTTCGTGACGTGCTGCGTAAGAAAATCAACCGAGGCAAACTGGAGTGCCAACTGCGCTTTCAAGCCGTCGACAAAGCCGCTACCAGCCTGACCATTAACCCTGACAACGCCCAAGCCCTAGCAAACGCCATCGACACACTTGGCACGTGGTTCAAAGACTTAGACCCAGCCAACCCGCTCGACATTTTAAAATGGCCTGGTATTTTAAGCGACTCAGGCACAGACGCTGACATCATGAAAAAAGCGGTCGTGGAACTCTTTAACCAATCTGTCGAAGAGCTAATTCAAGTTCGACTACGCGAAGGTACTCAACTGAAAGAAATAATCGAACAGCGCCTCGATGCGATCGACGCCATCGTTGTTGAAGTTCAAGCCAAGCTGCCAGAAATCATCGCCGCGCAGAAGCAAAACCTCATCAACAAACTAGAAGCGGCCAAAGTCGACCTTGACCCAATGCGCGTCGAAGCTGAAATCGTACTATTGGCACAAAAAGCCGATGTCGCCGAAGAACTCGACCGCCTTGCAACACACAACAAAGAAGTACGCCGTCAGCTACAACAAACAGGCCCAATCGGCCGCCGTCTAGACTTCTTAATGCAAGAACTCAACCGTGAAGCCAACACCCTTTCATCTAAATCCATCGTCGTAGAAACCACCCAAAGCGCCGTGGAATTGAAAGTATTAATCGAACAAATGAGAGAGCAGATCCAAAATATTGA
- the rph gene encoding ribonuclease PH produces MRPSGRAVDQLRPLKITRHFTKHAEGSVLIECGDTKVICTATVVSGVPRFLKGKGQGWITAEYGMLPRSTHSRMDREAARGKQSGRTVEIQRLIGRSLRAAVDLKKLGENTITIDCDVIQADGGTRTASITGGFVALSDAMRVLVGKKKVKENPIVSQIAAISVGVYKGVPVLDLDYPEDSNAETDMNVIMNDKGGFIEIQGTAEGEAFSDEHMMGMLAVARKGITEIMEAQRAALSDK; encoded by the coding sequence ATGCGCCCAAGCGGAAGAGCAGTAGATCAGTTACGTCCCCTTAAAATCACTCGTCATTTTACAAAACACGCGGAAGGTTCCGTTTTAATTGAGTGTGGCGATACCAAAGTTATTTGTACTGCTACCGTGGTTTCTGGCGTGCCGCGTTTTTTGAAAGGCAAAGGCCAAGGTTGGATCACGGCAGAATACGGTATGTTGCCTCGTTCAACACACAGTCGTATGGACCGTGAAGCGGCTCGAGGTAAGCAAAGTGGCCGTACTGTTGAGATTCAGCGTTTGATTGGTCGTTCTTTGCGCGCGGCGGTGGACCTTAAAAAACTCGGTGAAAACACGATTACAATCGACTGTGATGTTATTCAAGCAGATGGTGGCACTCGCACGGCGTCTATCACTGGCGGTTTTGTTGCTTTGTCGGACGCAATGCGTGTTTTAGTTGGAAAAAAGAAGGTTAAAGAGAACCCAATTGTTTCCCAAATCGCGGCGATTTCTGTTGGTGTTTATAAAGGCGTACCTGTTTTAGATTTGGATTACCCTGAAGATTCTAATGCGGAAACCGATATGAATGTCATTATGAACGACAAAGGCGGTTTCATTGAGATCCAAGGCACCGCTGAAGGTGAGGCCTTTAGTGATGAGCACATGATGGGCATGCTGGCGGTGGCGCGTAAAGGCATTACGGAAATAATGGAAGCGCAACGCGCGGCTTTATCCGATAAGTAA